The Acidobacteriota bacterium genome segment CACGGCGAATGGATCGGAGCTGGTCGATCTGTTTTATCCGGTGCATGACAATATGGTTTCCAACTACGATCCGGCGACGTTCTGTACCACCAGCGCGGTGAACAACACGCTGGAGGGCCGGCGCCACCGGCTGACGGATATTCAGTTCGAGCCGGAGCAGCACCGGCTCATTCTGGATGAAACCAATCCCGCAGCGCACCCGCCGGCGCACAAGCACGACGTCAAACCGATTCCCGGCTGTGTCGCCGATATGCTAACGGCGCTGGATTACATCCGGGCGCAGCGGTTGCATGTGGGCGACAGTTACAGCTTCCGGGTCAACGAGGGTGGCAAGACGAGCGATGTGCGCTGCGTCGTCGATTTGCACGAAACCATCAGCACGCCGGCGGGCCGGTTTTCGGCGGTACGGGTGCGGCCCGAGCTGATGAGTGGCGGCGACAAAAAGCTGGGTCAGCTCTGGGTCTGGTTCAGCGATGATGCGCGGCATCTGCCGGTCGAGATTCAGACGCGCGCCTTCTGGGGCACGCTGACGGCGCAACTGACGAAGTAGTTCTCAATTATCAGTTGTCAGTTTTCAGCCGGACGGTGACGCCCGCGGGATCTCAGCGGATGGCGGGGCAAAACTGAAAACTGATTACAGAAAACTGAAAACTTCTAGAGGGGGATGTTGCCGTGCTTTTTCCGGGGGAGGGTCTGGCGCTTGCCTTGCAGGATTTCAAGGGCCTGGATGAGGCGGGCGCGGGTTTCGCGGGGGCGGATGACGGCGTCGATGTAGCCGCGCTCGACGGCAGGGAAAGGCGAGGCGAAGCGCTCACGGAACTCGGCGGTGAGGCGGCGGCGGGTGGCGTCGGGATCGGGGGCGGCTTCGATTTCGCGGCGGTGAATTACATTCACGGCGGCTTCGGCGCCCATGACGGCCAGCTCCGCCGTGGGCCAGGCCAGGTTCACGTCAGTGCGGATGTGCTTGGAGGCCATGACGCAGTACGCGCCGCCATAGGCCTTGCGGGTGATGACGGTGAGTTTGGGCACAGTGGCCTCGGCGAAGGCGAAGAGCAGCTTGGCGCCGTGGCGGATGATGCCGCCCCACTCCTGCTGCGTGCCGGGCAGAAAGCCGGGAACGTCTTCGAAGGTGACGAGGGGGATGTTGAAGGCGTCGCAGAAACGCACGAAGCGAGCGCCTTTCACGCTGGCGTTGATGTCGAGCACGCCCGCGAGGTGCAGGGGCTGATTGGCGACGACACCCACACTGCGGCCGTTCAGGCGGGCGTAGCCGATGACCAGGTTGGGGGCGTATTGCTCGGCGATTTCGAAAAAATAGCCGTCGTCGGCCACGGCGCGAATCACGTCGCGGATGTCGTAGGCCTGATCGCTCGATGCCGGGACAAGGGAATCCAGTTCGGAGGCGGAGCGGCCGGCGGGATCGCTGGTGGGCCGACGCGGGGGATCATCGAGGTTATTCGAGGGAAGAAAACTCAGCAATTCGCGGATCATGGCCAGGCAGGACTCATCGCTATCCGCAATGAACTGGGCGACGCCGCTGGTGCGGTTGTGGGTGAGGGCGCCGCCCAGATCTTCCTTGCTTACCTCCTCGTGTGTGACCGCTTTAATAACATCCGGCCCGGTCACAAACATGTGAGCCGTGGGATGGACCATGAAGATGAAGTCGGTGATGGCGGGTGAGTAGACCGCGCCGCCAGCACAGGGCCCGAGGATGGCCGAAATCTGCGGGATGAGGCCGCTGGCCAGGGTGTTGCGCAGGAAAATGTCGGCGTAGCCGCCGAGGGAGGCCACGCCCTCCTGAATCCGGGCGCCGCCGCTGTCATTCAGTCCGATGACCGGGGCGCCGATCTGCATGGCCTGATCCATAATTTTGCAAATCTTGGCGGCATTGGCCTCCGAAAGTGTGCCGCCCATAACGGTGAAGTCCTGGGCAAAGACGAAGACAGGGCGGCCATCAATGCGGCCATATCCCGTCACTACGCCATCGCCTGGGATGCGCTGCTGGGCCAAGCCAAAGTCCTCGACACGGTGCTGGACCAACTGACCGGATTCCTGGAATGTGCCCTCGTCTAGCAGAACCTCAATGCGCTCGCGCGCCAGGAGTTTGCCCTGCTCGTGCTGATGCTCCTGCCGCTTGGTTCCACCACCCGCTTCGGCGGCAGCAACGCGACGTTCTAATTCGGTCCAATGTTGTTCGTGCATGCTGTTGTGTGCTTTATGAAAAATGGAAATGTTGGTTTTGCGATTTCAAAAACAACCAGGGCGTGCTAAAATGGTGGTTATTCGCCGCAATACTACAGATTTTCGTGGTTAATATTCCACGCAAATCGGCGAGGGAAGACTCCAATGGCAAAGACCTCCCGAATGGGCAAGTACAATCTTATCCCTCAGGGCAACCGGGCGATCGTGTGCGAAGGAAATATTCGCCTGGGACTGGTGGACTTTTTGAAGTTGGAAATGTATGCGCGGCAGAGCGGCCGCAAGGCGCCGGAAGACGAAGACGTGCAATGGGCGCTGAAGCACGCGTTGATTGCGCGGTACCGGATTTTCCACAAGCCCATGTCTTCGCGGGAGATGGAAACCACCGCGGCGCTCGACGAATAAGTGGCTCGCCACTTTTTGCCCTGGTCGCTCCCGTTGGTCGCTTGGAGTGCGGGCTTCGATTCCCGGCAGGGTCCGCCCGCTGGCGCTCACGGATCCTCCGAGCTGCCGCCATTAGTCCTCACTGTCGGCAGCATGCTGCGCAAGGACGACGCGCAGGAGATCTTCGCACGCGGCTCGCTGGCCGCCGAGCCAGAAGCCGGTGAGCTGTTCGGCTTCTTCGGGGAAACGCACGCCGATGCGCGCCAGGGCACGCTCGGCGGCGGCCGCGTCCGGGGCCAGCGCATGCAATTGCACGCGCAACTCGTCGGCGCCGAGTAGGAAGGTCTCGTCGTTGCTCAGCCGTCCGCCGTTCATGATTTCCTCCGTTAGAAACTGGTCGGGGCGGCCGGATTTGAACCGGCGGCCACCTGCGCCCAAGGCAGGTGCGCTACCAGGCTGCGCTACGCCCCGTGCAACCAGTCTACCGCGAGCGTGCGGCCGGGATCATGCCGCACAGAACGATTGACATTTGAGGGCGGCGTCGTTATAACTCGCTAAGTACCGGAATGAGTTTAGAGGAGAGCCAAACTCACGATGTCTACGATAAGCAAAGCCATACAGGATTTAGAGGACCAAAAGAAGCGGATTGATTCGGCCATCCGCATATTACGGGAATTGAACCATAACGGCGGGTCCGCAGGGCTGGCGGGCTCGCACCGGCTATCGCCCGAGGGCAGGGCGAGAATCGCGGAAGCGCAGAAGAAGCGCTGGGCGAGGGAGCGGGCGACCAAGAAGAAGCAAGCCTAGAGTTCAGCCTGCCAAAGATCTACGGATTGCTCACGCCGCCGAATCCGGCGTGCGTGGCCGTGCGCGATGGCGACTTCCGCGGCGCGCGGCCGGGCGTTGTAGTTGGAGCTGAGAGTGAAGCCGTAGGCGCCGGTGTCAAGCAGGGCGAGCAGATCGCCGGCCTCGACTGGGGGCAGCAGCCGGGCATGGGCGAAGGAGTCGCTGCTTTCGCAGATGGGGCCGACGATCTCGACGCGCTGCCGCGCGCCGGGACGGCGGCGGAGGGGGACAATTTCGTGATAGGCGCCGTAGAGACTGGGGCGCATGAAGTCATTGCTGCCGGCATCAGTAATCACGAAGGTCTGGCCGGCGTGGTGTTTGACATAGGTGACGCGTGTCAGCAGGGCTCCGGCGGAAGCAAACAGGCTGCGGCCGGGCTCGAGTAAGAGTTGATGGTCTGGCCGTGCCAGCCAGCGGCCGGCCGCGGTGCGCAGGGCCGCAGCATAGGCGGCAAGAGTGGGCGGGCGCTGGGCCTCGCGGTAGGCAATGCCCAAACCGCCGCCAGCGTCGAAGAGCCGCAGCTTCACGCCCTCGGCCTCGAGCTCGCCGGCCAACCGGAGGACACGGCGGGTGGCTTGCGCGAAGGGGCGGCAGGAGAGAATCTGCGAACCAATGTGACAGCCGATTCCCGCCGCCTCCAGCCAGCGCTGCCGGCGGGAGGCGAGATAGAGCCGCCGCGCGAGCGAGGGCTCAATGCCGAACTTGTGTTGCCGCAGGCCGGTGGCAATGTGCGGATGCGTGCGCACGCTGATGTCGGGGTTGACGCGCAGGCCGAAGCGGGCGCGCCGCCGGCGCCGGGCGGCGCGCTCGGCCAGCAACGCCAGCTCCGGCTCTGATTCGACCTGGAACAGCAGGATGCCCGCGCCGAGCGCCAGGTCGATTTCCGCCGCGGTCTTACCGACGCCGCTGAAGACGATTTTGCCGGCGTCGCCGCCGGCGCGGAGGACGCGCTCCAGCTCGCCGCCGCTGACCACATCAAAGCCGCTCCCCATGCGCGCCAGGTGACGCAAGAGGGACAAATTGCCGTTGGCTTTGACGGCCGCGCAAAGCTGGAGCGGTACGCCGCGGAACGCGTGCGTATAGGCCCGGTAAGCGCGGGCGATGGCGTCGAAA includes the following:
- the lysA gene encoding diaminopimelate decarboxylase, coding for MTPTRTFRYRGARLCGGSLALEPLAARFGTPLYVYDFDAIARAYRAYTHAFRGVPLQLCAAVKANGNLSLLRHLARMGSGFDVVSGGELERVLRAGGDAGKIVFSGVGKTAAEIDLALGAGILLFQVESEPELALLAERAARRRRRARFGLRVNPDISVRTHPHIATGLRQHKFGIEPSLARRLYLASRRQRWLEAAGIGCHIGSQILSCRPFAQATRRVLRLAGELEAEGVKLRLFDAGGGLGIAYREAQRPPTLAAYAAALRTAAGRWLARPDHQLLLEPGRSLFASAGALLTRVTYVKHHAGQTFVITDAGSNDFMRPSLYGAYHEIVPLRRRPGARQRVEIVGPICESSDSFAHARLLPPVEAGDLLALLDTGAYGFTLSSNYNARPRAAEVAIAHGHARRIRRREQSVDLWQAEL
- a CDS encoding DUF3108 domain-containing protein encodes the protein MLAGLVSPAPGISGAGGVLFPGGGAGAEVEAARGGAVVGLSFLLGLLLAGVWGGVAQTPEPPAPPLAGTLHYVAHWRLLPAGTASLSWTEQGGQRQIHFTANGSELVDLFYPVHDNMVSNYDPATFCTTSAVNNTLEGRRHRLTDIQFEPEQHRLILDETNPAAHPPAHKHDVKPIPGCVADMLTALDYIRAQRLHVGDSYSFRVNEGGKTSDVRCVVDLHETISTPAGRFSAVRVRPELMSGGDKKLGQLWVWFSDDARHLPVEIQTRAFWGTLTAQLTK
- a CDS encoding acyl-CoA carboxylase subunit beta, with translation MHEQHWTELERRVAAAEAGGGTKRQEHQHEQGKLLARERIEVLLDEGTFQESGQLVQHRVEDFGLAQQRIPGDGVVTGYGRIDGRPVFVFAQDFTVMGGTLSEANAAKICKIMDQAMQIGAPVIGLNDSGGARIQEGVASLGGYADIFLRNTLASGLIPQISAILGPCAGGAVYSPAITDFIFMVHPTAHMFVTGPDVIKAVTHEEVSKEDLGGALTHNRTSGVAQFIADSDESCLAMIRELLSFLPSNNLDDPPRRPTSDPAGRSASELDSLVPASSDQAYDIRDVIRAVADDGYFFEIAEQYAPNLVIGYARLNGRSVGVVANQPLHLAGVLDINASVKGARFVRFCDAFNIPLVTFEDVPGFLPGTQQEWGGIIRHGAKLLFAFAEATVPKLTVITRKAYGGAYCVMASKHIRTDVNLAWPTAELAVMGAEAAVNVIHRREIEAAPDPDATRRRLTAEFRERFASPFPAVERGYIDAVIRPRETRARLIQALEILQGKRQTLPRKKHGNIPL